In one Streptomyces sp. NBC_01241 genomic region, the following are encoded:
- a CDS encoding SMI1/KNR4 family protein, giving the protein MRELVGQVMATLVKAYFADSPMGAGSRPAIRPPAEPGALAELERHAGQSLEAGYRQFLLLTDGLEGFPLVLLGCQDWEPGGLGEAAEEFRETVLDSDPEDVGVSPETPCFPVAVNADRSQGIFLIDTVGPAEERFWWTGEGDSFYFVGFADVLAFLNDAGSCDPRESLCT; this is encoded by the coding sequence ATGAGAGAACTCGTCGGGCAGGTGATGGCCACGCTGGTGAAGGCGTACTTCGCGGATTCCCCGATGGGCGCCGGCTCTCGCCCGGCGATCCGTCCGCCCGCGGAACCCGGGGCGCTGGCTGAACTGGAGCGCCACGCCGGTCAGTCGCTCGAGGCAGGGTACCGGCAGTTCCTGTTGCTCACGGACGGTCTGGAGGGCTTCCCCCTCGTGCTGCTTGGCTGTCAGGACTGGGAGCCCGGGGGCTTGGGCGAGGCCGCTGAGGAATTTCGGGAGACGGTTCTGGACAGTGATCCCGAGGACGTTGGCGTGTCCCCCGAGACCCCCTGCTTTCCGGTGGCCGTCAATGCTGATCGAAGCCAGGGTATCTTTTTGATTGACACCGTCGGTCCCGCCGAGGAGCGGTTCTGGTGGACCGGCGAGGGGGACAGCTTCTATTTCGTGGGGTTCGCCGACGTCCTCGCTTTCCTGAACGACGCGGGTTCCTGCGACCCGAGGGAGTCACTCTGCACCTGA
- a CDS encoding acyltransferase: MLQLHKLERYKDDQGNEIVYDGEILETKIDIRFKGSNNKLVISPKADIKDLLVTFSGDNGQIEIEQTTKKRAGLRFELRCGHESRIRIGENVGCAGRAFISAVEGVSVTIGADVMFAKNIEVRGDDTHPIFDVRTEKRVNPSQSIVVGEHVWIAKHAVVMGGVTIGNGSVIGFRSIVTSNIPNNCIAVGAPARVVRRNIAWERPEVVPRRPNELYPRKGEKSPQYWNPTEDNGASEKLVVRQQQRWLGRYLPASVRRLARKLRSS; this comes from the coding sequence ATGCTGCAACTGCACAAGCTGGAGCGTTACAAGGACGATCAGGGAAACGAGATCGTCTACGACGGCGAGATCCTTGAGACCAAGATCGATATCCGGTTCAAGGGGTCGAACAACAAACTCGTCATCAGCCCCAAGGCAGACATCAAGGACCTGCTCGTCACCTTCTCGGGAGACAACGGTCAGATCGAGATCGAGCAGACCACGAAGAAGCGCGCAGGTCTCCGCTTCGAACTGCGCTGCGGGCACGAGTCCCGGATCCGGATCGGCGAGAACGTGGGCTGCGCCGGCCGCGCCTTCATCTCCGCCGTCGAAGGCGTGTCGGTGACGATCGGCGCCGACGTGATGTTCGCCAAGAACATCGAGGTGCGCGGCGACGACACCCACCCGATCTTCGACGTGCGCACCGAGAAGCGCGTGAACCCGTCCCAGTCGATCGTCGTGGGCGAGCACGTCTGGATCGCGAAGCACGCGGTCGTAATGGGCGGCGTCACCATCGGCAACGGCTCGGTGATCGGCTTCCGCAGCATCGTCACGTCGAACATTCCCAACAACTGCATCGCGGTGGGAGCACCGGCGCGGGTGGTGCGGCGGAACATCGCCTGGGAGCGTCCCGAGGTCGTTCCTCGCCGTCCGAATGAGCTGTATCCGCGCAAGGGCGAGAAATCCCCGCAGTACTGGAATCCCACCGAAGACAACGGGGCTTCGGAGAAACTGGTGGTGCGGCAGCAGCAGCGGTGGCTGGGCCGGTACCTTCCGGCCTCGGTGCGGCGGCTGGCCAGGAAGCTCCGATCCTCCTGA
- a CDS encoding transposase gives MSKKSNTSKRYTAEFKRDAVGLVRSSGRTVTEVARELGVSSEGLRGWVKQAAIDRGEGPAGVLTTAEREELVRLRRKVREQEQTIEVLGKATAFFARQKTK, from the coding sequence GTGAGCAAGAAGAGCAATACGAGCAAGCGGTACACGGCCGAGTTCAAGCGGGACGCGGTCGGGCTGGTCCGCTCCTCCGGGCGGACGGTGACGGAGGTGGCCCGTGAGCTCGGGGTGAGCTCCGAAGGGCTGCGGGGCTGGGTGAAGCAGGCCGCGATCGACCGGGGCGAGGGGCCGGCCGGGGTGTTGACCACCGCGGAGCGTGAGGAACTGGTCCGGCTGCGACGCAAGGTCCGCGAGCAGGAACAGACGATCGAGGTGCTGGGAAAAGCGACCGCCTTCTTCGCGCGGCAGAAGACGAAGTAG
- a CDS encoding helix-turn-helix domain-containing protein translates to MDEAVVGSGGAYGGTAGNSGAEPESSDSLKAFGEVLKAFRKRARLTQEQFAPRVRYSVPTVASIEQGRRFPPADFVDRAEEVLDAFGALRGAARHLSRRPGLASWFRQWAQLEAEAVALYTYECRLIPGLLQTEAYARSLFSERLPPLGDDQIEARLSARTDRQRILTERPNTAYSFIVEEHVFLRETGGPEASAELIDHVLKLARFRNIEVQVMPQARGSHAGIDGPMQLLETPDNRWFGYCEGQESGQFISDLKVVSMLQIRYARMRSQALSLEDSLSLLRQIRGAT, encoded by the coding sequence TTGGACGAAGCGGTGGTGGGTTCGGGTGGAGCTTACGGGGGTACGGCGGGCAACAGCGGGGCGGAACCGGAGAGTTCGGACAGTCTGAAAGCCTTCGGGGAGGTCCTGAAGGCGTTCCGGAAGCGGGCGCGGCTGACGCAGGAGCAGTTCGCGCCCCGGGTGCGGTACTCGGTACCGACCGTCGCCTCGATCGAGCAGGGGAGACGCTTTCCGCCGGCGGACTTCGTGGACCGGGCGGAGGAGGTGCTGGACGCGTTCGGGGCGCTGCGGGGTGCGGCGCGGCATCTGTCGCGGCGTCCAGGGCTGGCCAGTTGGTTCCGGCAGTGGGCCCAGTTGGAAGCGGAGGCCGTCGCCCTCTATACATACGAGTGCCGGTTGATTCCAGGGCTTTTACAAACGGAGGCGTACGCACGAAGCCTGTTCTCGGAGCGACTTCCGCCGCTGGGGGACGACCAGATCGAAGCCCGGCTGTCAGCGCGTACGGATCGGCAGCGGATACTTACTGAGCGCCCCAACACGGCCTACAGCTTCATCGTCGAGGAGCACGTATTCCTGCGAGAGACGGGTGGGCCGGAGGCCTCGGCTGAGCTCATCGACCACGTCCTCAAACTTGCGAGGTTCCGGAACATCGAGGTCCAGGTCATGCCGCAGGCGCGCGGCAGCCACGCGGGGATCGACGGCCCCATGCAGCTGTTGGAGACTCCGGACAACAGGTGGTTCGGCTACTGCGAGGGGCAGGAAAGCGGCCAGTTCATCTCCGACCTCAAAGTGGTCAGCATGCTCCAGATACGGTATGCCAGGATGCGATCACAGGCTCTCTCGTTGGAGGACTCCCTGAGCCTGTTGCGGCAGATCCGAGGAGCAACATGA
- a CDS encoding DUF397 domain-containing protein, which yields MNNTELVWFKSSYSGSSGDSCVEVATAPVTVHVRDSKVEQGPQLALSPASWASFVSYAAQA from the coding sequence ATGAACAACACAGAACTGGTCTGGTTCAAAAGCAGTTACAGCGGCAGTTCGGGCGACAGCTGTGTCGAGGTGGCGACGGCCCCCGTGACGGTCCACGTCCGGGACTCGAAGGTCGAGCAGGGGCCTCAGCTCGCCCTCTCGCCCGCGTCGTGGGCGAGCTTCGTCTCGTACGCCGCCCAGGCCTGA
- a CDS encoding IS3 family transposase produces MDAEKASEDNPGGYGVSLLCRALKVARSAYYVWLAARPAAEVRQAAEDELAGEIRQIHADSRGAYGAPRVTAKLRRGGRRINRKKVERIMRERDIRGITRRKRRSLTKADTKAAPSPDLVGRDFTAAEPGTKLVSDITYLPTLAGWWYLATVIDLATREVIGYAMADHHRAELVVGALKMAAGRGALREDCIAHSDRGSEYTSSEYRKLIRELKLSQSMGRTGSCYDNAAAESFFGLLKAEIGTTVWESHEAARADVFRFIEVEYNRTRLRKHPVYGYVTPIETRALAAQDLTHAA; encoded by the coding sequence ATCGACGCGGAGAAGGCATCCGAGGACAATCCCGGCGGCTACGGCGTGAGTCTGCTGTGCCGGGCGTTGAAGGTGGCGCGATCGGCGTATTACGTCTGGCTTGCCGCGCGGCCCGCCGCCGAGGTGCGCCAGGCGGCCGAGGACGAGCTCGCCGGGGAGATCCGGCAGATCCACGCCGATTCCCGTGGGGCTTACGGGGCCCCGCGGGTGACCGCGAAACTGCGACGCGGGGGCAGGCGGATCAATCGGAAGAAGGTCGAGCGGATCATGCGCGAGCGCGACATCCGCGGGATCACCCGCCGCAAGCGCCGCAGCCTGACCAAGGCCGACACCAAGGCGGCCCCGTCGCCGGACCTGGTCGGGAGGGACTTCACCGCCGCCGAGCCCGGCACGAAACTGGTCTCGGACATCACATATCTGCCCACACTCGCCGGCTGGTGGTATCTGGCGACGGTCATCGATCTGGCGACCCGCGAGGTGATCGGGTACGCGATGGCCGACCACCATCGCGCCGAACTTGTTGTCGGCGCCCTGAAGATGGCCGCCGGCCGCGGCGCCCTGAGGGAGGACTGCATCGCACACTCGGATCGCGGATCGGAGTACACGTCGAGTGAATACCGCAAGCTGATACGGGAGTTGAAGCTGAGCCAGAGCATGGGACGAACCGGGTCATGTTACGATAACGCCGCGGCTGAAAGCTTTTTCGGTTTGCTGAAAGCGGAGATCGGGACCACCGTCTGGGAGTCCCACGAGGCTGCTCGCGCGGACGTCTTCCGCTTTATCGAGGTCGAATACAACCGAACCCGTCTGCGCAAGCATCCGGTCTACGGCTACGTCACCCCGATCGAGACCAGGGCCCTGGCGGCCCAAGATCTCACCCACGCAGCGTAA